A region from the Panicum hallii strain FIL2 chromosome 1, PHallii_v3.1, whole genome shotgun sequence genome encodes:
- the LOC112893109 gene encoding rac-like GTP-binding protein 7, which produces MSTARFIKCVTVGDGAVGKTCMLISYTSNTFPTDYVPTVFDNFSANVVVDGNTVNLGLWDTAGQEDYNRLRPLSYRGADVFLLAFSLISRASYENIHKKWIPELRHYAPNVPIVLVGTKLDLREDKQFFLDHPGLAPITTAQGEELKRMIGAAAYIECSSKTQQNVKAVFDSAIKVVLCPPKPKKKSARKQRSCWIV; this is translated from the exons ATGAGCACGGCGAGGTTCATCAAGTGCGTGACAGTCGGCGACGGCGCCGTCGGCAAGACCTGCATGCTCATCTCCTACACCAGCAACACCTTCCCCACG GATTATGTGCCCACGGTGTTCGACAACTTCAGCGCCAACGTCGTCGTCGACGGCAACACGGTGAACCTCGGCCTCTGGGATACCGCCG GACAAGAGGACTACAACAGGCTGAGGCCTCTTAGCTACAGAGGAGCTGATGTCTTTCTGTTAGCATTTTCCCTCATCAGCAGAGCGAGCTACGAGAATATTCACAAGAAG TGGATACCAGAACTAAGGCATTATGCTCCAAATGTGCCGATTGTGTTAGTTGGAACAAAGCTTG ACTTGCGTGAGGACAAGCAGTTCTTCCTGGACCACCCTGGTTTAGCCCCTATCACTACTGCACAG GGCGAGGAGCTGAAAAGGATGATAGGCGCAGCTGCGTACATAGAATGCAGCTCCAAGACGCAACAG AATGTGAAGGCCGTGTTCGACTCGGCGATAAAGGTCGTGCTGTGCCCACCCAAGCCAAAGAAGAAGAGCGCCCGGAAGCAGAGGAGTTGCTGGATCGTATGA